One region of Brassica napus cultivar Da-Ae chromosome A10, Da-Ae, whole genome shotgun sequence genomic DNA includes:
- the LOC106403372 gene encoding rRNA 2'-O-methyltransferase fibrillarin 1-like, with translation MAEDRIVDCSNLALIPYYCFENDRMKKSVIRGSGRTEGGNEGIVTPHRHAGVFMIAKGRDCTILTKNLVPGKALYNEERLSVQNEDGTEVEYRVWDPFRSDLAAAVVGGADNIWIKPGAKVLYLGAASGTIVSHEGCVYAIEISEKSGRELVNMAKTRPNVIPVIEDARNPAKYKMLAMILALNASFFLKTRGHFSLIINADIHHLTMQPEEVYSNERKKLLEDELRPSEQVTLEPYAYA, from the exons ATGGCGGAGGATCGTATCGTTGATTgtagtaacctggctctgataccatattactGTTTTGAGAATGATCGAATGAAAAA GAGTGTCATTAGAGGCAGTGGAAGAACGGAGGGAGGGAACGAAGGGATAGTAACTCCTCACAGGCACGCAGGAGTGTTCATGATTGCTAAGGGTAGAGATTGTACTATTCTCACTAAGAACTTGGTCCCTGGAAAAGCCCTTTACAACGAGGAGAGACTCTCTGTGCAG AACGAAGATGGAACTGAGGTTGAATACAGAGTTTGGGACCCTTTCCGCTCTGATTTAGCTGCTGCAGTTGTTGGTGGTGCTGACAACATTTGGATC AAACCTGGTGCTAAAGTTCTTTACCTTGGTGCTGCTTCTGGAACCATTGTCTCTCAT GAGGGATGTGTTTATGCTATCGAGATTTCTGAGAAAAGTGGAAGAGAGTTGGTGAACATGGCAAAGACGAGACCTAATGTGATTCCAGTCATTGAAGATGCTCGAAATCCTGCTAAATACAAAATGCTT GCTATGATATTAGCTCTTAATGCATCTTTCTTCCTCAAAACTAGAGGTCACTTTTCGTTGATAATAAAT GCCGATATACATCACTTAACAATGCAACCAGAAGAAGTGTATTCGAACGAAAGGAAGAAGCTGCTAGAGGATGAGTTGAGACCATCAGAGCAAGTGACTCTTGAGCCTTACGCTTACGCATGA